The Cylindrospermum stagnale PCC 7417 genome segment TTAGTAGTTAATAAAGTTCTCACCCAGTGCATTGTGCTGGAAAAAGCCATTTAAGTTTAAATAGCTATTTTCAAAACAGTTGCTTAACAGCTTGCTCTATATTGCGACTAACCGCTTCCCAAGAGTATTCTGCCTGTACCAGTTCATAAGCGGAACGAGCTAGTTTTTCCCCCAAAGAAGGATTTGACCAAAGTTGACACACTCCTTCAACTAGCTCTTCCACTTCATTTCTAATCAGCAGGTGTTCTCCGTCTCTAGCTTTGATACCCTCAGCACCTTTGGCAGTACTGACGACAGGACAACCAGCAGCAAAGGCTTCAATAATTTTTAGGCGTGTGCCTCCACCCTGAAGTAATGGCACAACCATCATGCTGGCAGCAGCTAAATAAGGTCGGACATCTGGTACACTGCCAGTAACAATAATTCCTGGCTCTCCCTGGGCTGCTGCTAGCATAGACGGAGTTGGATTGCGCCCCACTAGCAGCAGACGACTGTCTGGATAAAGCTTTTGTAGCCGGGGGTAAATTTGGTTGATTAGTAACTCAGCCGCGACTGTATTCGGTGAGTATGAAAGCTGACCCAGAAAAAGTATATTCCGTTTGGTATCCTCCAAGCCAGTCGCTGGGCTACTTTCACCGGAGCGCACACCGTCGTAGTGTGCTACATTAATCCCGTTAGGTACAACGTAAGTGGGTGCTACTTGCCCATAAAATTGCTGAATTAAACTAACGTCATCTTCGCTGCATACCCATATTTGCCTAACTTGGCGGCTAAACTCTCCCTCGATAGATTGAAGATGGTCTAGCTGAATTTTGGCTTTTAATTTTGATTTTAGTCCTGTTACTCCACTGTGTCGCTGCCGCCACAGGGATGCTTCTACGTTATGATTGTCGAAGATAATGTGACATTTATGACTTTTGACTACAGTCAGGTAATTGTACAGCCACACTTCTTCGACAACTACCAAGTCTGGCTGAAATTCTGTTAGGGTTGCATCTAATTCCTCAGCAGCAGTTTTTGCAAAAGCCCAGTCTGCATCTGGATGTCTGCGGGGGTGCAGCCACCACAACCGGAGGTCTAGTTTTTCCCAGGTTGAGCGCTGTAGGGCAACATTGGCATGCTTCCAGTTTACAACTCCTGGTAGAGATGTGTTTTTAGGACTCCAGTTAGAAGCTGAAAAAACGCCAACGGGGCCAAACTTCATCATAATATTGATGTTTTGCCACGTACGTAAACTTACTCCGCCAACTGGTGGATAAGGCACTTCTTTGGTGATAAATAATGTGCGAATTGAGGAAGTTGTCACTTAAGGTATATCTCCTGTGATTTCAAGTTATTTTTGCATAAAAAATATTATTGCCAAAAGCATTTGATGCATGGTGGAAAGTGTTGGATAGAAAAATTGCCTACTCAGGGAGCAGAAAGTAGAGATGTTGCATGTAACGTCTCTACAGTGTGGTCTAAATAAAAACTGCTGTAATGCGCCATCGCGTAACACTAGGTAGCTTCTGGCACTAATTATACTTACAATAGAAAATGTGTGTCAATTTTTGCCATTCAAGCTAGAGTAGTCCTGAGTCATATTCACATACAGCAAGATTAACCGCATGGATACGAACGAGTTAAAGTTCCTCTTAAAGCTATTGGGATGTGAGAATTATCGCTCCCTTTTGAGTGCAAGTATTTTCAGTTCTTTTAAAGGGAAGGAAAAAATTTGTCGAGATTTAGGCGATCGCGAATTTGTAGACTATTCTCGTGAGATTGCCACAGTTAAAATTTTACCCCCTGGTGATGCCTTGCTGAAACTCGACTCAGCGGAGTTACCCATCACCGACAAAGAACGTAAGGTACTGGATAAACTCAGTAAAGCTTCCGGTAAAATTACCCCCAGCGAAATCACCTCGCTAAAAGCTGCTGAACGAGGGGAGATATTGAAAAGCTTGAGTGAGCGAGGTTTGATAGCAGCCGAAATCAAAATTCAAAGAACTAAAGCTGAGGTTTGGCTAACTGAAAGAGGAATTGAGTATTTACGGGATGAATACAGTCCTAACAAAGGCTCTAACCCTGTCATCAGCTTGGAAATGCTGAATAATTACCTACGCTTTTTGCGGAAGACTTTACGGGTACCAGTTTCTCCTCCTCCACATAATGGTGAAAAGCCACGTGTAGAAACAATCATCAATCCCAGTGATGAAGAAATTTTACAAATCATCGAGGAATTAGATAAGGAACTGGGTACAGAAAATTATTTACCCATTTTCCATCTACGGCAAAAATTACAACCACCAATGTCACGGGATGAATTAGATCAAGCGCTGTACCGTTTGCAAAAAAATGACCAAATTGAACTGAGAGGGCTGATACACGCTCAAGACTATACCCAGGAGCAAGTCAACACCGGAATTAGCCAGCGTTCAGGAAGTCCGCTATTTTTCATTAAACTTACTGTGAATTAAAGAGCAAGCTTATGGCATCTATCGATGAGATTATTCTCAGGAGTATCAACCCATTTGATAACTTTCGCTCTGTCAACTTTTGGCACAAACAGCAGCAACCAGAACCTACAGTTAATTCTATCCATCAGGAAGCAATTACTAAAATTGAAGTAACACTTGATCAAGTCGCTCAAGATCATCACACACGCACTGTAATACTTGATGGCGATGGTGGCTCAGGTAAAACATATCTATTGGGTAGGCTCAAAAAGAAATTCAACCATAAAGCATTTTTTGTTTATATTCCGCCGTTTCCTCAAAGTGATTACATTTGGCGGCACATCTTGCGCTATACCGTTGATAGTTTGGTACAAATTCCAGAGGGACAAAAAGATTCTCAATTATTGCTTTGGCTAGAAAAAGTGTTAACTGCTATCAAGCAACGCAGTGTTAAACAACGCATTCTCAAAGATGATGTATTAGATTTGCTGCGAAGTGATCGGAAAAAATTTATCAACAAACTCAAAGATATCTACAAACAAGCAGGTATTTACAATGCAGACGTTTTTTTTGGTGTACTGCACGATTTGACTAATACAGAACTTTATCCCTTAGCTTGTGAGTGGTTACGAGGAGATGACTTAAGTGAAGATTGTCTGCAAAAATTAGGGATTAGAAAATCTATCGATACAGAAGAAGCAGCAAGAGAAAACCTAGCAAACTTTAGTAGAATTGCTGGTGATACACAACCAATTGTGCTGTGCTTCGATCAATTAGAAAGTATTGCTCTTTTACCTGATGGAACACTAGATTTGCAAGCATTATTAAACGTCAATACCAAAATTAATGGCGAAGATAGTAACTTTCTCATCATTATCAGCATAGGTAGCAATACTTGGGAACAGAATAAATCTCGAATTGATAAAACTCACAAAGATCGTGTTGATAAAAAAGTAGATTTAAAAAGTATTAGCTTGACACAAGCAGAATCACTTTTGGCATCTCGTCTTTATCCTCTACACCATCAAGCAAATATTCAACCACCTTCTCCTATTTATCCTTTAACTCGCCAATACCTGGAAAATGAATTCCCTGGTGGAAAAACTGAACCTAGAAATGTTATCCAATTTGGGCAATTTGTATTTCAAGAATACAAAAAATGGTTAGCTAGTGGCGGTAGTAAGGATGGTTTTAAACTCCCTGAAAAGAATGGAGAAAACAATGAGCATTTAAAACTTCTAGCCGCCTTTAAATTACAATGGCGCGATGAATTTAATAAAGTTCAGCAAAGAATCACGCGGTTTCGTCTTTTATCTTCACCGGATATGATTCAGCTTCTGCAAGAAGCTTTAGTAGCTTTGCAAGTACAGGGAGTTAAATCTCCTTTATTTACAGGAACAAAGTACGCTAGTTATTCACTAGAATACAAATTGTCAGGTAAATCTGGACTTTTAGGAGTAGTCTGGACAGAAGATGCTAATATGACTAATTTTTTCTATGTTATGGAAGCGTGCAAGAAAGCAGTTCAAAAAGATCCATCCTTAAAATTGTATCTGATTCGCGCAGAAGGACTAGGCAATTCAAGTAA includes the following:
- a CDS encoding glycosyltransferase family 4 protein, which encodes MTTSSIRTLFITKEVPYPPVGGVSLRTWQNINIMMKFGPVGVFSASNWSPKNTSLPGVVNWKHANVALQRSTWEKLDLRLWWLHPRRHPDADWAFAKTAAEELDATLTEFQPDLVVVEEVWLYNYLTVVKSHKCHIIFDNHNVEASLWRQRHSGVTGLKSKLKAKIQLDHLQSIEGEFSRQVRQIWVCSEDDVSLIQQFYGQVAPTYVVPNGINVAHYDGVRSGESSPATGLEDTKRNILFLGQLSYSPNTVAAELLINQIYPRLQKLYPDSRLLLVGRNPTPSMLAAAQGEPGIIVTGSVPDVRPYLAAASMMVVPLLQGGGTRLKIIEAFAAGCPVVSTAKGAEGIKARDGEHLLIRNEVEELVEGVCQLWSNPSLGEKLARSAYELVQAEYSWEAVSRNIEQAVKQLF
- a CDS encoding ATP-binding protein; this translates as MASIDEIILRSINPFDNFRSVNFWHKQQQPEPTVNSIHQEAITKIEVTLDQVAQDHHTRTVILDGDGGSGKTYLLGRLKKKFNHKAFFVYIPPFPQSDYIWRHILRYTVDSLVQIPEGQKDSQLLLWLEKVLTAIKQRSVKQRILKDDVLDLLRSDRKKFINKLKDIYKQAGIYNADVFFGVLHDLTNTELYPLACEWLRGDDLSEDCLQKLGIRKSIDTEEAARENLANFSRIAGDTQPIVLCFDQLESIALLPDGTLDLQALLNVNTKINGEDSNFLIIISIGSNTWEQNKSRIDKTHKDRVDKKVDLKSISLTQAESLLASRLYPLHHQANIQPPSPIYPLTRQYLENEFPGGKTEPRNVIQFGQFVFQEYKKWLASGGSKDGFKLPEKNGENNEHLKLLAAFKLQWRDEFNKVQQRITRFRLLSSPDMIQLLQEALVALQVQGVKSPLFTGTKYASYSLEYKLSGKSGLLGVVWTEDANMTNFFYVMEACKKAVQKDPSLKLYLIRAEGLGNSSNKGNKRFVEIFTGSLHSHIKPDITSIHYLETYHSLVRDAREGDLVIGNKTINLKNLQILLRESKILEECPLLQSLEIIKGTTKPPEPPVKDFIFNLVTTQQFLGRQTLIKNACSTFNTVSESQINGLIKQLCQENKIKILDPKAKPEAQLICLVPQK